A genomic window from Deltaproteobacteria bacterium includes:
- a CDS encoding polysaccharide export protein has translation MKHKTLPPILLFLLIFITALPLDAAQRHASITALPAEPETAGLLPASYLIGPGDVLNISVWETESLTRVATVLPDGTISFPLIGEVQAGGRTTAELRQEIKQRVAPYVSDPVVSVEVQQVNSMHIYVIGKVNKPGRFILNANVDVLQALAMAGGLTDWADKDNIKIFRRDQNATRSFTFNYEDVSKGENLQQNIWLKRGDVIVVP, from the coding sequence ATGAAACACAAAACCTTGCCACCGATCCTTCTTTTCCTGCTCATCTTCATCACGGCGCTGCCCCTGGACGCTGCTCAACGCCATGCTTCCATTACTGCCTTGCCCGCGGAACCGGAAACCGCCGGCTTGCTTCCGGCAAGCTACCTCATAGGCCCGGGCGACGTGCTCAACATCTCGGTGTGGGAGACGGAATCCCTCACCCGGGTGGCCACTGTACTGCCGGACGGCACCATCTCCTTTCCCCTGATCGGTGAGGTGCAGGCAGGGGGTAGGACCACTGCAGAACTCAGGCAGGAAATAAAACAGAGAGTGGCGCCATACGTTTCCGACCCGGTCGTCTCTGTAGAGGTGCAGCAGGTAAACAGCATGCACATCTACGTCATAGGCAAGGTCAACAAACCAGGCCGCTTCATTCTCAACGCCAATGTGGATGTACTCCAGGCCCTTGCTATGGCCGGAGGACTTACCGACTGGGCTGACAAGGACAACATCAAGATATTCCGCCGCGATCAGAACGCCACCAGGAGCTTCACCTTCAATTACGAAGACGTTTCCAAGGGAGAGAACCTCCAGCAGAACATCTGGCTCAAGCGCGGTGACGTTATCGTTGTGCCCTGA
- a CDS encoding chain-length determining protein yields MEQNIKTLDDYLDILKRRKWSLLLPAFAIVLLAAVVALVLPPIYQSTSTILIEAQEIPPEFVKTTVTSFAEQRLQTINQRIMSYSRLLEIINRFNLYPELRKKKTTEEIVDKMRKDVKMETISAEVKDRRSRKENLATIAFTLSYEGKDPEKVYQVANVLASLYLEENLRVREQQALGTSQFLQEEMKQVRVHLTELEAAIASFKEKHINELPELLQVNIQSLERTEQTIAQLEEQVRALRKQETYLQSQLAGMSPGLLKGDLERLQDLKVQLVHLKSRFSEQYPSVKKVRAEIAQLESRLQSSTAGGSQGQSSYQAADASQPDNPAYITLQAQLTTTRTDINSLKRQVEDLQKRRLEYNRRIEATPMVEKAYKALLIERDNTQAKYNDLMRKYMEADVAHGLEKEQKGERFTIIDTARLPEKPIKPNRLVILLVGVVLGMGAGVGTAALREFGDHSVRSAESLSLATSFPVLAVIPDIVTRKDILRRRARRAALAVTVVLVMAVGVTAFHYLVMDLNVFWAKVLRRLGV; encoded by the coding sequence ATTGAGCAGAACATCAAGACCCTCGACGATTATCTGGACATACTCAAAAGACGCAAATGGAGCCTGCTGCTGCCTGCCTTTGCCATCGTGCTTCTGGCAGCCGTAGTGGCGCTTGTACTGCCGCCCATCTACCAGTCCACTTCCACCATTCTTATTGAGGCCCAGGAGATCCCCCCGGAGTTTGTCAAGACCACGGTCACCAGTTTTGCCGAGCAGCGGCTGCAGACCATCAACCAGAGGATCATGAGCTACAGCCGCTTGCTGGAGATCATCAACCGCTTCAACCTCTACCCTGAACTGAGGAAAAAGAAAACCACCGAGGAAATTGTCGACAAGATGCGCAAAGACGTCAAGATGGAGACCATCAGCGCCGAGGTGAAGGATCGGCGCAGCCGCAAAGAGAACCTGGCAACCATCGCCTTTACCCTCTCCTACGAGGGCAAAGACCCGGAAAAGGTCTACCAGGTGGCCAATGTGCTCGCCTCTCTCTACCTGGAGGAGAACCTTCGGGTTCGGGAGCAGCAGGCTCTTGGTACTTCCCAGTTTCTCCAGGAGGAAATGAAGCAGGTCAGGGTCCACCTCACAGAACTGGAGGCGGCAATTGCCTCTTTCAAAGAAAAGCACATCAACGAGCTGCCGGAGCTGCTGCAGGTGAACATTCAGAGTCTCGAGCGCACCGAGCAAACCATTGCCCAGCTGGAAGAACAGGTTCGCGCCTTGCGGAAGCAGGAGACCTACCTCCAGAGCCAGCTTGCCGGCATGTCTCCCGGGTTGCTAAAAGGTGATCTGGAGCGCTTGCAGGATTTGAAGGTGCAGCTGGTCCATCTCAAGAGCCGTTTCTCTGAGCAGTACCCCTCGGTCAAGAAGGTCAGGGCAGAGATCGCTCAACTGGAAAGCCGGCTGCAGAGTTCGACTGCAGGCGGCAGCCAGGGCCAGTCCAGCTACCAGGCTGCAGATGCAAGCCAGCCGGACAATCCTGCCTATATCACCCTGCAGGCGCAGCTAACCACCACCCGCACAGACATCAATTCCCTGAAAAGGCAGGTGGAAGATTTGCAGAAACGCCGACTGGAATACAACCGCCGCATAGAGGCCACCCCGATGGTCGAGAAGGCATACAAGGCCCTGCTCATCGAGCGGGACAACACCCAGGCCAAGTACAATGACCTGATGCGCAAGTACATGGAAGCGGACGTGGCCCACGGCCTGGAAAAGGAGCAGAAGGGCGAACGGTTCACCATTATAGACACTGCCAGACTGCCGGAAAAGCCCATCAAGCCGAATCGGTTGGTCATCCTCCTGGTGGGGGTTGTGCTCGGTATGGGAGCCGGCGTGGGCACTGCAGCCCTGCGGGAGTTCGGAGACCATTCCGTGCGCAGTGCCGAAAGCCTGAGCCTGGCCACTTCCTTTCCGGTGCTGGCAGTAATTCCAGACATCGTCACCAGAAAAGATATACTGCGCCGCCGAGCGCGCCGCGCCGCCCTGGCCGTCACCGTGGTCCTTGTCATGGCCGTAGGTGTGACCGCCTTCCACTACCTGGTAATGGATCTCAACGTCTTCTGGGCCAAGGTCCTCCGCCGACTGGGAGTGTAG